A region of Sphingomonas sp. DNA encodes the following proteins:
- a CDS encoding pilus assembly protein CpaD, with product MTVLGLGAAACAPTTGPLSATNNPSIYSVHQPIVQRTDFVFDVAVAGNGVSAGELDRLDGWFRSIGLRYGDSIAVDEGTGYAAPNARADVARVAARYGLLLADGAPVTAGAVPAGSVRVVASRSTANVPGCPNWDAEGNGMLAPQGTSSNFGCAVNSNLAAMIANPDDLVVGRDASANGTGRTASRAIRVYREGQPTGTQGLQQTSTTQGGNQ from the coding sequence ATTACAGTGCTCGGGCTGGGCGCCGCCGCCTGCGCGCCGACCACCGGCCCGCTCTCGGCGACCAACAATCCGAGCATTTATTCGGTCCATCAACCGATCGTGCAGCGCACCGATTTCGTGTTCGACGTGGCCGTCGCCGGCAATGGCGTTTCCGCCGGGGAGCTCGATCGACTCGATGGCTGGTTTCGCTCGATCGGGCTGCGCTACGGAGATAGCATCGCCGTCGACGAAGGCACCGGCTACGCCGCGCCGAACGCCCGTGCGGACGTTGCCCGCGTGGCCGCCCGCTACGGCCTGCTGCTCGCCGATGGCGCACCGGTGACCGCCGGTGCCGTTCCGGCCGGATCGGTCCGCGTGGTCGCCAGCCGTTCGACGGCGAATGTGCCGGGCTGTCCCAATTGGGATGCGGAAGGCAACGGCATGCTGGCGCCGCAGGGCACGTCCAGCAACTTCGGTTGCGCGGTCAATTCGAACCTGGCGGCGATGATCGCCAATCCGGACGATCTGGTGGTCGGCCGCGATGCTTCGGCCAACGGGACCGGCCGGACCGCGTCGCGCGCCATTCGCGTCTACCGCGAAGGCCAGCCGACCGGCACCCAGGGTCTTCAGCAAACCTCCACAACGCAGGGTGGGAACCAGTAA
- a CDS encoding type II secretion system F family protein, with the protein MAPATGPTIMGIDITMVASGLAAVATFFVLVALYTATTVRDPMAKRVRALNERREQLKAGIVASTSKRRKNITNRNEVADKVRNFLSSLQMLQEEQVLKAQRQLMQAGIRSKDLAFVVIFGRLVLPIVFGSVAIVGVYVLDWFPEWGAFKKYALVAGTLLLSYKAPDLYIKNKVDKRTAAIRKGLPDALDLLVICAEAGLTVDAAFGRVAKELGKAYPELGDEFALTSIELGFLTERRLAFENLAARIDLDSIRGVVTTMIQTEKYGTPLASALRVLSAEFRNERMMRAEEKAARLPAIMTVPLILFILPVLFIVILGPAACSINDALLSG; encoded by the coding sequence ATGGCACCTGCGACCGGTCCGACGATCATGGGCATCGACATCACGATGGTGGCGAGCGGGCTCGCCGCCGTGGCGACCTTCTTCGTCCTGGTGGCGCTCTACACCGCGACCACGGTGCGCGATCCGATGGCCAAGCGCGTGCGCGCGCTTAACGAGCGGCGCGAGCAGCTGAAGGCCGGCATCGTCGCCTCCACCTCCAAGCGGCGCAAGAATATCACCAACCGCAACGAAGTCGCGGACAAGGTCCGCAACTTCCTGTCCTCGCTGCAGATGCTCCAAGAAGAGCAGGTGCTGAAGGCGCAGCGCCAGCTGATGCAGGCCGGCATCCGCTCCAAGGACCTCGCCTTTGTCGTGATCTTCGGCCGGCTGGTGCTGCCGATCGTGTTCGGCAGCGTCGCCATTGTCGGCGTCTATGTGCTGGACTGGTTTCCGGAATGGGGCGCGTTCAAGAAATATGCGCTCGTCGCGGGCACGCTGCTGCTGTCCTACAAGGCGCCCGATCTCTACATCAAGAACAAGGTCGACAAGCGCACCGCAGCGATCCGCAAGGGCCTGCCCGACGCGCTCGACCTGCTCGTCATCTGCGCCGAAGCGGGCCTTACCGTCGACGCCGCCTTCGGCCGTGTCGCCAAGGAGCTAGGCAAGGCCTATCCGGAGCTGGGCGACGAATTCGCGCTGACCTCGATCGAGCTGGGCTTCCTCACCGAACGGCGCCTGGCCTTCGAGAATCTGGCGGCGCGCATCGACCTCGATTCGATCCGGGGCGTCGTCACCACGATGATCCAGACCGAGAAATACGGCACGCCGCTGGCCAGCGCGCTGCGCGTGCTTTCGGCCGAATTCCGCAACGAGCGGATGATGCGCGCCGAGGAGAAGGCCGCGCGCCTGCCGGCGATCATGACCGTGCCGCTGATCCTGTTCATCCTGCCGGTGCTGTTCATCGTCATCCTCGGCCCGGCGGCCTGCTCGATCAACGACGCGCTGCTTTCGGGCTAG
- the glyS gene encoding glycine--tRNA ligase subunit beta → MSDFLLELLSEEIPARMQDKARADLARLFAAELEKAGLKAGGIVTYATPRRLALVARDLPGETEAVSEEVKGPRASAPPQALEGFLRKTGLAQEQLVERDGVLFALIEKPGRATSAVLAEAIPAIVRAFPWPKSMRWGEASLSTESLRWVRPLQGIVALFGDDVVDFEIAGIRSGAATLGHRFHHPGPITIGGAHDYVEKLRACHVIVDQEERKELIRQGAAKAAGYADVFPDEALVAENAGLTELPVPLLGKFDPAFLEVPPEIIQLTMRINQKYFACGKDGELWSHFVFVSNIESSDPSAIVAGNEKVLAARLADARFFWEQDVKVPLEQQAEKLSQIVFHEKLGTVADKVERVARLARWLVEEGIVKPSPLAGASGRPSPGRAEGSRGLSSPDAGRLAEGERGEGKAGEGQALTLPPGAAGRAPPSPARGEGLNLADLAERAARLAKADLVTGLVGEFPELQGVIGGHLARAQGEPPEVADAIRDHYKPVGQGDDVPTAPVTVAVSLADKLDTLVGFFTEDMPPTGSKDPFALRRAMLALVQIVVANGLRLRAKDLWFESRSQFIEQIRDKAVADLWPAILDNHERARDVAAELAAIEKGPVHHVAAIWREMEEQAGTLSLTEDQAKDLAAAYVARESQLLYGSSIPVYDELSRFLADRLKVQQREAGVRHDLIDAVFALGGEDDLVRLLARVKALQSFVETPEGADLLAGYKRAANILKKEGWPSTPSPISGEGRLVEGERGEGMVGEEQALTLPPGAAGRAPPSPARREGQKGNKSLSYTPENAEAALIAALDSAGPRAEAAVAAEDFEGAMAALASLRAPVDAFFDKVTVNDPDPDKRAARLDLLARMRDAVHRVADFSRIEG, encoded by the coding sequence GTGAGCGATTTCCTGCTCGAGCTCCTCTCCGAGGAAATTCCCGCGCGGATGCAGGACAAGGCGCGCGCCGATCTGGCGCGGCTGTTCGCGGCGGAGCTGGAGAAGGCCGGCCTCAAGGCGGGCGGGATCGTCACCTATGCGACGCCGCGCCGCCTCGCTTTGGTCGCGCGCGATCTGCCGGGCGAGACCGAGGCGGTGTCCGAGGAAGTGAAAGGCCCCCGCGCTTCCGCCCCGCCGCAGGCGCTGGAAGGCTTCCTGCGCAAGACCGGCCTCGCGCAGGAGCAACTGGTCGAGCGCGATGGCGTGCTGTTCGCGCTGATCGAAAAGCCCGGCCGCGCCACGTCCGCCGTGCTCGCCGAGGCGATCCCCGCCATCGTGCGCGCCTTCCCCTGGCCGAAGTCGATGCGTTGGGGCGAAGCCTCGCTCTCCACCGAAAGCCTGCGCTGGGTGCGTCCCTTGCAGGGCATCGTCGCCCTGTTCGGCGACGACGTGGTCGATTTCGAGATCGCCGGCATCCGTTCCGGCGCCGCCACGCTCGGCCACCGCTTCCACCATCCCGGCCCGATCACGATCGGCGGCGCGCACGATTATGTCGAGAAGCTGCGCGCCTGCCATGTGATCGTCGATCAGGAGGAGCGGAAGGAACTGATCCGTCAGGGCGCGGCCAAGGCCGCCGGATATGCTGACGTGTTTCCCGACGAAGCCCTGGTGGCCGAAAATGCCGGGCTGACGGAATTGCCGGTGCCGCTGCTCGGAAAATTCGATCCCGCGTTCCTCGAGGTTCCGCCCGAAATCATCCAGCTCACGATGCGAATTAATCAGAAATATTTCGCATGCGGCAAGGACGGTGAACTTTGGTCGCACTTCGTGTTCGTCTCGAACATCGAATCCAGCGATCCTTCAGCTATCGTCGCCGGCAACGAGAAGGTCCTCGCCGCCCGCCTCGCCGACGCCCGCTTCTTCTGGGAGCAGGACGTGAAGGTGCCGCTGGAGCAGCAGGCGGAGAAGCTCTCGCAGATCGTCTTCCACGAAAAGCTCGGCACCGTCGCCGACAAGGTCGAGCGCGTCGCTAGGCTGGCGCGCTGGCTGGTCGAGGAGGGGATCGTAAAACCCTCTCCCCTTGCGGGAGCGTCAGGCCGCCCGTCCCCCGGACGGGCTGAGGGCAGCCGGGGGCTGTCCTCACCTGACGCTGGTCGACTCGCCGAAGGCGAGCGGGGTGAGGGAAAGGCGGGCGAAGGACAGGCCCTCACCCTCCCACCCGGCGCTGCCGGGCGGGCCCCTCCCTCTCCCGCAAGGGGAGAGGGGCTAAACCTCGCCGACCTCGCCGAACGCGCCGCGCGGCTCGCCAAGGCCGATCTCGTCACCGGCCTGGTCGGCGAGTTCCCGGAATTGCAGGGCGTCATCGGCGGCCACCTCGCCCGCGCCCAGGGCGAACCGCCGGAAGTCGCCGACGCGATCCGCGACCATTACAAGCCGGTCGGCCAGGGCGACGACGTGCCCACCGCGCCGGTCACGGTGGCGGTGAGTCTGGCGGACAAGCTGGATACTCTCGTCGGCTTCTTTACGGAGGACATGCCCCCTACTGGATCAAAGGATCCTTTTGCGCTTCGCCGCGCAATGCTGGCCTTGGTCCAAATCGTTGTGGCAAACGGCCTCCGGCTTCGCGCCAAGGACCTTTGGTTTGAGAGTCGAAGCCAGTTTATCGAGCAGATAAGAGACAAGGCAGTTGCAGATCTCTGGCCGGCTATCTTGGACAATCATGAGAGGGCTCGAGATGTGGCAGCCGAACTGGCAGCCATCGAAAAAGGACCTGTGCATCACGTTGCGGCGATCTGGCGCGAGATGGAAGAACAGGCCGGCACGCTGAGCCTTACGGAAGACCAGGCAAAGGACTTGGCCGCAGCGTACGTCGCTCGTGAGAGTCAGCTACTCTATGGATCAAGCATTCCCGTATACGATGAGCTGTCTCGGTTTCTCGCCGACCGCCTCAAGGTCCAGCAGCGCGAGGCCGGGGTCCGGCACGACCTGATCGACGCGGTGTTCGCGCTCGGCGGGGAGGACGATCTCGTCCGGCTGCTCGCGCGGGTGAAGGCGCTGCAGTCCTTCGTCGAGACGCCCGAGGGCGCCGATCTCCTCGCCGGCTACAAGCGCGCGGCGAATATCCTGAAGAAGGAGGGGTGGCCTTCCACACCCTCTCCCATTTCGGGAGAGGGTCGACTCGTCGAAGGCGAGCGGGGAGAGGGAATGGTGGGCGAGGAACAGGCCCTCACCCTCCCACCCGGCGCTGCCGGGCGGGCTCCTCCCTCTCCCGCAAGGAGAGAGGGGCAAAAAGGGAACAAATCCCTTTCCTACACGCCCGAAAATGCGGAAGCTGCCCTCATCGCCGCGCTCGATTCGGCCGGGCCGCGTGCCGAGGCAGCGGTGGCGGCAGAGGATTTCGAGGGGGCGATGGCGGCGCTGGCTTCGCTGCGCGCGCCCGTGGATGCGTTTTTCGACAAGGTGACAGTCAATGATCCCGATCCCGACAAGCGCGCCGCGCGCCTCGATCTGCTCGCCCGGATGCGCGACGCGGTGCATCGCGTCGCCGATTTCTCTCGGATCGAGGGCTGA
- a CDS encoding glycine--tRNA ligase subunit alpha: MALSFQQLILTLHHYWSDRGCVILQPYDMEMGAGTFHPATTLRALGPDPWNAAFVQPCRRPTDGRYGENPNRLQHYYQYQVILKPSPSDLQELYLGSLAAIGVDFTKHDIRFVEDDWESPTLGAWGLGWEVWCDGMEVTQFTYFQQMGGFDCKPVAGELTYGLERLAMYIQDVDSVYDLAFNDAGVTYGDVFHENEVQMSTWNFEVADTERLFDAFKKATAECELCLERKLPIPAYEQAIKASHVFNLLNARGVISVAERQAYIGRVRDLAKGSCQAWMEHQGWAA; encoded by the coding sequence TCCAGCCCTATGACATGGAGATGGGCGCGGGGACTTTCCACCCGGCGACCACCTTGCGCGCGCTCGGCCCCGATCCGTGGAACGCCGCCTTCGTCCAGCCCTGCCGCCGCCCGACCGACGGCCGCTATGGCGAGAATCCGAACCGGCTCCAGCATTATTACCAATATCAGGTCATCCTGAAGCCGAGCCCGAGCGACCTGCAGGAGCTCTATCTGGGCTCGCTGGCCGCGATCGGCGTGGATTTCACGAAGCACGACATCCGTTTCGTCGAGGACGATTGGGAGAGCCCCACGCTCGGCGCCTGGGGGCTGGGCTGGGAGGTCTGGTGCGACGGCATGGAGGTGACGCAGTTCACCTATTTCCAGCAGATGGGCGGTTTCGATTGCAAGCCGGTCGCGGGCGAGCTGACCTACGGGCTCGAGCGGCTCGCCATGTACATCCAGGACGTGGACAGCGTCTACGATCTCGCCTTCAACGATGCGGGCGTCACTTATGGCGACGTCTTCCACGAGAACGAGGTGCAGATGAGCACCTGGAATTTCGAGGTGGCGGACACCGAGCGCCTGTTCGACGCCTTTAAGAAGGCGACGGCGGAATGCGAATTGTGCCTGGAGCGCAAGCTGCCCATTCCCGCCTACGAGCAGGCGATCAAGGCGAGCCACGTCTTCAACCTCCTGAACGCCCGCGGCGTCATCTCGGTCGCCGAGCGCCAGGCCTATATCGGCCGCGTCCGCGATCTGGCGAAGGGGAGCTGCCAGGCCTGGATGGAGCATCAGGGGTGGGCGGCGTGA
- the ppdK gene encoding pyruvate, phosphate dikinase, which produces MSQYVYRFGGGVSDGKAGDKALLGGKGANLAEMASIGLPVPPGFTVSTEMCDRYYAEGERIPDDVRAEIAAGIAHIEQVTGKTFGDPADPLLVSVRSGARVSMPGMMDTVLNLGLNDETVAGLAAASGDPRFAWDSYRRFVHMYANVVMGVPHDMFEEALEIAKEDKGVHLDTDLGAADWEKLVARYKEIVDEELGRPFPSDPNDQLWGAVGAVFGSWQADRAKTYRRLHDIPNDWGTAVNVQAMVFGNMGETSATGVAFTRDPSTGERAYYGEYLINAQGEDVVAGIRTPQYLTLAAREKAGARAPSMEETMPEVYGQLAEVFDRLERHYREMQDIEFTVERGKLWMLQTRTGKRTAKAALKIAVDMAGEGLISEPEAVLRVDPAALDQLLHPTLDPDAPREVIAKGLPASPGAACGRAVFDADTAEKWAEAGEKVILVRVETSPEDIHGMHAAQGILTARGGMTSHAAVVARGMGRPCVSGAGGLAIDYKAKLMRVGQGESAREVKEGDIVTLDGGTGEVMLGEVPTVQPELSGDFGTLMAWADARRRLRVRTNAETPADCRAAREFGAEGIGLCRTEHMFFDAERIANVRQMILADSEAGRRAALDKLLPAQRGDFAEIFRIMAGLPVTIRLLDPPLHEFLPHHEEEFAEVARASGLDIETLRRRAGELAESNPMLGHRGCRLGITYPEIYEMQARAIFEAAVAVAGEGGEAPIPEVMVPLVATKAELAIIKALIDRTAEAVFAEAGRRLDYLVGTMIELPRAALRAGEIAGEAEFFSFGTNDLTQTALGVSRDDAGRFLTHYVDKGIFARDPFVSIDVEGVGELIAIAAERGRAVRPGLKLGICGEHGGDPASIAFCEATGLDYVSASPYRVPIARLAAAQAALRAG; this is translated from the coding sequence ATGAGCCAATATGTCTACCGCTTCGGCGGCGGCGTCTCGGACGGCAAGGCCGGCGACAAGGCTTTGCTCGGCGGCAAGGGCGCGAATCTCGCGGAGATGGCCTCGATCGGCCTGCCCGTCCCGCCCGGCTTCACCGTCTCGACCGAGATGTGCGACCGCTATTATGCCGAAGGCGAGCGCATCCCGGACGATGTCCGCGCCGAGATCGCCGCCGGCATCGCCCATATCGAGCAGGTGACGGGCAAGACGTTCGGCGATCCGGCCGATCCGCTGCTCGTCTCGGTCCGCTCCGGCGCGCGCGTGTCGATGCCGGGCATGATGGACACCGTGCTCAATCTCGGCCTCAACGACGAGACGGTGGCGGGCCTCGCCGCCGCGTCGGGCGATCCGCGCTTCGCCTGGGACAGCTATCGCCGCTTCGTGCACATGTACGCCAATGTCGTGATGGGCGTGCCGCACGACATGTTCGAGGAGGCGCTGGAGATCGCCAAGGAGGACAAGGGCGTCCATCTCGACACCGATCTGGGCGCCGCCGACTGGGAGAAGCTGGTCGCGCGCTACAAGGAGATCGTCGACGAGGAGCTGGGCCGGCCCTTTCCGAGCGATCCCAACGACCAGCTTTGGGGCGCGGTCGGCGCGGTGTTCGGTTCCTGGCAGGCCGACCGGGCGAAGACCTATCGCCGGCTGCACGACATCCCGAACGACTGGGGCACGGCCGTCAACGTCCAGGCCATGGTGTTCGGCAATATGGGCGAGACGAGCGCCACCGGCGTGGCCTTCACCCGCGATCCCTCGACCGGAGAGCGGGCCTATTATGGCGAATATCTGATCAACGCGCAGGGCGAGGATGTCGTCGCCGGCATCCGCACGCCGCAATATCTGACGCTGGCGGCGCGCGAGAAGGCCGGGGCCAGGGCGCCGTCGATGGAAGAGACGATGCCGGAGGTGTACGGCCAGCTCGCCGAGGTGTTCGACCGGCTCGAGCGCCATTATCGCGAGATGCAGGACATCGAGTTCACCGTCGAGCGCGGCAAGCTGTGGATGCTCCAGACCCGCACCGGCAAGCGCACCGCCAAGGCGGCGCTGAAGATCGCGGTGGACATGGCGGGCGAGGGGCTGATCTCCGAGCCCGAGGCGGTGCTGCGCGTCGATCCCGCGGCGCTCGACCAGCTTCTCCATCCGACGCTCGATCCCGACGCCCCGCGCGAGGTGATCGCCAAGGGGTTGCCCGCCTCGCCGGGCGCGGCCTGTGGGCGTGCGGTGTTCGATGCCGATACGGCCGAGAAATGGGCGGAAGCCGGCGAGAAGGTGATCCTGGTGCGGGTCGAAACCTCGCCGGAGGACATTCATGGGATGCACGCGGCGCAGGGCATCCTCACCGCGCGCGGCGGCATGACCAGCCATGCCGCCGTGGTCGCGCGCGGCATGGGCCGCCCTTGCGTCTCCGGCGCCGGTGGCCTCGCGATCGATTACAAGGCGAAGCTGATGCGCGTGGGCCAAGGCGAATCGGCCCGCGAGGTGAAGGAAGGCGATATCGTCACCCTCGACGGCGGCACCGGCGAGGTGATGCTGGGCGAGGTCCCGACCGTGCAGCCCGAGCTCAGCGGCGATTTCGGCACTTTGATGGCCTGGGCCGATGCCAGGCGCCGCCTGCGCGTGCGCACCAATGCCGAAACCCCCGCCGATTGCCGCGCCGCGCGCGAGTTCGGCGCCGAAGGGATCGGCCTGTGCCGCACCGAGCATATGTTCTTCGATGCCGAGCGGATCGCCAATGTTCGCCAGATGATCCTCGCCGACAGCGAGGCCGGCCGCCGCGCCGCGCTCGACAAATTGCTGCCCGCCCAGCGCGGCGATTTCGCGGAGATTTTCCGGATCATGGCGGGCCTGCCCGTGACCATCCGCCTGCTCGATCCGCCGCTGCATGAATTCCTGCCGCATCATGAGGAGGAATTCGCCGAGGTGGCGCGCGCCTCCGGCCTCGACATCGAAACGCTGCGCCGCCGCGCCGGCGAGCTGGCGGAGAGCAATCCGATGCTCGGCCATCGCGGCTGCCGGCTGGGCATCACCTATCCGGAAATCTACGAAATGCAGGCCCGCGCCATCTTCGAGGCCGCCGTCGCGGTGGCCGGGGAGGGCGGGGAGGCGCCGATCCCCGAGGTGATGGTGCCGCTCGTCGCCACGAAGGCGGAGCTGGCGATCATCAAGGCGCTGATCGACAGGACCGCCGAGGCGGTGTTCGCCGAAGCGGGCAGGCGCCTCGACTATCTGGTCGGCACGATGATCGAGCTGCCCCGCGCCGCCCTGCGCGCCGGGGAGATCGCCGGGGAGGCGGAGTTCTTCAGCTTCGGCACGAACGATCTGACGCAGACCGCCTTGGGCGTCAGCCGCGACGATGCCGGGCGGTTCCTCACCCATTATGTCGACAAGGGCATCTTCGCGCGCGACCCCTTCGTCAGCATCGACGTGGAGGGCGTGGGCGAGCTGATCGCCATCGCCGCCGAGCGAGGGAGGGCCGTCCGCCCCGGCCTCAAGCTCGGCATTTGCGGCGAGCATGGCGGCGATCCGGCCAGCATCGCCTTCTGCGAGGCGACGGGCCTCGATTACGTCTCCGCCTCGCCCTACCGCGTGCCGATCGCGCGGCTGGCGGCGGCGCAGGCGGCGCTCAGGGCGGGTTAG
- a CDS encoding type II secretion system F family protein has product MPGFSMLVLLGGAAVTLLMLVAAFSGPSAARAQAKRLEGVRERYSKSSEVAAQAQMKRIFAARQNKVDSFAQRFIPNPALLRLRLEQTGRPWTLAQYVIASAGIAIAVLLFLVLRGLPATFALPVGLLAGVGLPHMVVGFLIKRRVAQFTNNFPDAIELMVRGLRSGLPISETIGVVGNELPDPVGIEFRTVADKMKIGRTMEAALQDTADRLGTPEFQFFVISLQIQRETGGNLAETLSNLADVLRKRAAMKLKIRAMSSESKASAYIIGALPFIVFGLIWFINGSYMQNFFVDPRLMITGAGGIVWMGIGAFIMAKMINFEI; this is encoded by the coding sequence ATGCCCGGTTTCTCGATGCTGGTCCTGCTCGGCGGCGCGGCGGTGACGCTGTTGATGCTGGTCGCGGCCTTTTCCGGGCCGTCGGCGGCGCGCGCGCAGGCCAAGCGGCTCGAAGGCGTGCGCGAGCGTTATTCCAAATCGTCCGAGGTCGCCGCCCAGGCGCAGATGAAGCGCATCTTCGCCGCCCGCCAGAACAAGGTCGATAGCTTCGCCCAGCGGTTCATTCCCAATCCGGCGCTGTTGCGGCTCAGGCTCGAGCAGACCGGGCGGCCGTGGACACTGGCCCAATATGTGATCGCTTCGGCCGGCATCGCCATTGCGGTGCTGCTGTTTCTCGTCCTGCGCGGATTGCCGGCGACATTTGCGTTGCCGGTCGGGCTGCTCGCCGGCGTCGGCCTGCCGCACATGGTCGTCGGCTTCCTGATCAAGCGGCGGGTCGCGCAGTTCACCAACAATTTCCCGGACGCGATCGAGCTGATGGTGCGCGGCCTGCGCTCGGGCCTGCCCATCTCAGAAACGATCGGTGTCGTCGGCAACGAGCTGCCCGATCCGGTCGGGATCGAGTTTCGTACCGTTGCCGACAAGATGAAGATCGGGCGGACGATGGAAGCGGCGCTCCAGGATACGGCGGACCGGCTCGGCACGCCGGAATTCCAGTTCTTCGTCATCTCGCTGCAGATCCAGCGCGAGACGGGCGGCAACCTCGCCGAAACGCTGTCGAACCTCGCCGACGTGCTGCGCAAGCGCGCCGCGATGAAGCTGAAGATCCGCGCCATGTCGTCGGAATCCAAGGCATCCGCCTACATTATCGGCGCGCTGCCCTTCATCGTGTTCGGGCTGATCTGGTTCATCAACGGCAGCTACATGCAGAATTTCTTCGTCGATCCGCGGCTGATGATCACCGGCGCGGGCGGCATCGTGTGGATGGGCATCGGCGCGTTCATCATGGCCAAGATGATCAATTTCGAGATTTGA
- a CDS encoding pilus assembly protein CpaE, which produces MNAPFSAARAASLRDPFTAFVCDEATADLLRPIAVEHGWSPEKVNKGGLRNAVQTLSVSASPSILFVDLSESGDPLSDINALAEVCEPGTVVIAAGQVNDVRLYRDLVASGIQDYLLKPFSPDQLRDAFANAQLTISGPRLNEAVSEKPNVMAAVVGTRGGVGASTIASSLAWLMGDKAGRSTALLDLDLHFGTGALGLDLEPGRGLTDAIENPSRIDGLFIERAMVRANDKLCVLSAEAPINQSMLSDGSAFFQLEEEIRHAFEGTVIDMPRAMLVQFPHLLNDVQVVVLVVEFTLAATRDAIRILSWLKTNAPQAKVVVVANKALSSGQEVTRKDFEHSIERKVDVVIPFDPKAAMQAAKLGQPLAKATNASKLSQPLNQILTFTLEQAGGEESSEAAAGGSLLGKLGNIKALMAKKPKDAAAA; this is translated from the coding sequence ATGAACGCGCCCTTCAGCGCCGCGCGCGCGGCATCGCTTCGCGATCCCTTCACCGCTTTCGTCTGCGACGAGGCCACCGCCGATCTGCTGCGGCCGATCGCGGTCGAGCACGGCTGGTCGCCGGAGAAGGTCAACAAGGGTGGTCTCAGGAACGCCGTGCAGACGCTGTCCGTCTCGGCGAGTCCCAGCATCCTGTTCGTGGATCTTTCTGAAAGCGGCGATCCGTTGAGCGACATCAACGCGCTCGCCGAAGTGTGCGAGCCGGGCACCGTCGTCATCGCGGCGGGCCAGGTCAACGACGTGCGCCTCTATCGCGATCTGGTCGCCAGCGGCATCCAGGATTATCTGTTGAAGCCCTTTTCGCCCGATCAGCTGCGCGATGCCTTCGCCAATGCCCAGCTCACCATCTCGGGGCCCCGGCTCAACGAAGCGGTGAGCGAAAAGCCGAACGTCATGGCCGCCGTTGTCGGCACGCGCGGCGGCGTCGGCGCATCGACCATCGCCTCGTCGCTGGCCTGGCTGATGGGCGACAAGGCCGGCCGCTCGACGGCGTTGCTGGATCTCGACCTGCATTTCGGCACCGGCGCGCTCGGGCTCGATCTGGAGCCGGGTCGCGGCCTCACCGACGCGATCGAGAATCCGAGCCGTATCGACGGCCTGTTCATCGAACGCGCGATGGTGCGCGCCAATGACAAGCTCTGCGTGCTCTCCGCCGAGGCGCCGATCAACCAGTCGATGCTGAGCGACGGCTCCGCCTTCTTCCAGCTCGAGGAAGAGATTCGCCATGCTTTCGAAGGCACGGTGATCGACATGCCGCGTGCGATGCTGGTCCAGTTCCCGCACCTTCTCAATGACGTGCAGGTGGTGGTGCTGGTCGTCGAGTTCACGCTCGCCGCGACGCGCGATGCGATCCGCATTCTGTCCTGGCTGAAGACGAACGCGCCGCAGGCGAAGGTCGTCGTCGTCGCCAACAAGGCCCTGTCGTCCGGCCAGGAGGTGACCCGCAAGGATTTCGAACATTCGATCGAGCGCAAGGTGGATGTGGTCATCCCGTTCGATCCCAAGGCGGCGATGCAGGCCGCCAAGCTCGGCCAGCCGCTCGCCAAGGCCACCAATGCGTCGAAATTGTCGCAGCCGCTCAATCAGATTCTCACGTTTACGCTTGAACAGGCTGGCGGCGAGGAGAGTTCGGAGGCGGCCGCTGGCGGTTCGCTGCTGGGCAAGCTCGGCAATATCAAGGCGCTGATGGCGAAGAAGCCCAAGGACGCGGCGGCCGCCTGA